In one Neobacillus sp. WH10 genomic region, the following are encoded:
- a CDS encoding serine hydrolase domain-containing protein yields the protein MMGFDECINEDFSGVISITQNGKNVYRKAFGYADLPNKVSNEIDTKFATASAGKVFVAIAILQLIEQSRLSFDSCIGDILNFDLKNIDPHITIRQLLNHTSGIPDYFDESVMEDYDELWIDYPNYKIRTSSDIIPLFIHKPMMYPAGDRFQYNNTGFVVLGLIVEAITGSSFDVYLNEHVFIPCGMLNTGYYELDRLPAQCANGYLYDDSRQEFYTNIYSVDVKGTGAGGAFTTVIDVEKFWASLMKGQLISKEMLKEMLTPQVKEECYGYGIWLDKKEEGTFDFHFEGYDPGISFYSSYDKQQELLITLVSNFGCNVWKVFRDIKGLIKW from the coding sequence ATGATGGGGTTTGACGAATGTATAAACGAGGATTTTAGTGGGGTCATATCGATCACTCAAAATGGTAAAAATGTATACCGTAAAGCCTTTGGATACGCGGATTTACCAAATAAAGTATCAAATGAGATTGATACAAAGTTTGCAACAGCCTCAGCAGGAAAAGTATTTGTTGCCATAGCCATTTTGCAACTGATTGAACAAAGTCGATTATCTTTTGATAGTTGTATCGGGGACATCTTGAATTTTGATTTAAAGAATATTGATCCTCATATCACCATCAGGCAGTTGCTTAATCATACATCGGGAATACCCGACTATTTTGATGAGTCTGTCATGGAAGATTATGACGAACTGTGGATAGATTACCCCAATTATAAAATTCGCACATCATCGGATATCATTCCATTATTTATTCATAAGCCGATGATGTATCCTGCAGGAGATAGATTTCAATACAATAATACAGGATTTGTTGTTCTTGGTCTTATTGTTGAGGCCATTACTGGCTCTTCATTTGATGTATATCTTAATGAACATGTTTTTATTCCTTGCGGTATGTTGAATACGGGATATTATGAGCTGGACAGATTGCCTGCTCAATGTGCAAACGGGTATTTATATGATGACAGCAGGCAAGAGTTTTATACCAATATTTACAGTGTTGACGTAAAAGGAACAGGAGCAGGGGGAGCATTTACTACTGTAATAGATGTTGAAAAGTTCTGGGCCAGTCTGATGAAGGGTCAATTGATATCGAAGGAAATGTTAAAAGAAATGTTAACTCCTCAAGTGAAAGAAGAATGCTATGGGTATGGGATTTGGTTGGATAAAAAAGAAGAAGGCACGTTTGATTTCCACTTTGAAGGCTACGATCCTGGCATAAGTTTTTATAGTTCATACGATAAACAACAAGAATTGCTTATCACATTGGTAAGCAATTTTGGGTGTAACGTATGGAAGGTTTTCAGAGATATCAAAGGTTTGATCAAATGGTAA